The Glycine soja cultivar W05 chromosome 8, ASM419377v2, whole genome shotgun sequence genome has a window encoding:
- the LOC114423327 gene encoding fimbrin-5-like isoform X4 — translation MSYAEMMTDDVQTSREERCFQLWINSLGISTHVNNMFEDVRNGWILLEVVDNIFPRSVNWKHATRPPIRMPFRKVENCNQVIKIGKQLRFSLVNLAGNDIVQENKKLILALLWQLMRFTMLQLLKILRSDSQGKEITDADILKWVNRKVKSTGRTSQIESFKLEANAILAVSVSLAVCNAGAAVKKIPLYKHIAWLETRLWYYLCFHSMLSMEAHMQEIS, via the exons ATGTCCTATGCTGAGATGATGACGGATGATGTACAAACATCTAGAGAAGAGAGATGCTTCCAACTGTGGATCAATAGTCTTGGAATTTCTACACATGTAAATAATATGTTTGAGGATGTCAGAAATGG ATGGATACTTTTAGAAGTGGTAGACAACATATTTCCAAGATCAGTTAACTGGAAACATGCAACAAGACCTCCAATTAGAATGCCATTCAGAAAAGTCGAGAACTGCAATCAGGTCATAAAAATTGGTAAACAACTGAGATTCTCACTAGTCAATCTAGCTGGTAATGACATTGTGCAAGAAAATAAGAAGCTCATTCTTG cTTTATTGTGGCAGCTCATGCGATTCACAATGCTTCAACTGTTGAAAATTTTGAGATCTGATTCCCAAGGAAAGGAGATCACTGATGCTGATATCCTGAAATGGGTGAACAGAAAAGTGAAGAGCACTGGCAGAACTTCTCAAATAGAGAGCTTCAAG CTTGAAGCTAATGCTATTTTGGCAGTATCAGTATCACTTGCTGTCTGTAACGCTGGTGCGGCAGTGAAGAAAATTCCTCTGTACAAG caCATTGCCTGGCTGGAAACAAGACTTTGGTACTACCTATGCTTTCATTCAATGTTATCAATGGAGGCTCACATGCAAGAAATAAGCTAG
- the LOC114424203 gene encoding protein BOBBER 1-like, protein MSNPITFLVRVFEFVSEHSDFLETKSTEKEVASLVCAVEKKREFLKVEREKAEKKKREDLKASKERGKSDKRLKEEKKSKAEDTNKDKSTSRVPNKGNGLDLEKYSWTQSLQEVNVNVPVPNGTKSRSGHLGYQGWQ, encoded by the exons atgtcaaacccTATCACTTTTCTGGTGAGAGTCTTCGAGTTCGTCTCCGAACACAGTGACTTTTTGGAGACGAAGAGCACCGAAAAGGAGGTAGCATCGCTGGTTTGCGCCGTTGAGAAGAAGAGGGAGTTTCTCAAGGTGGAGAGAGAAAAggctgagaagaagaagagagaggacCTCAAGGCCTCGAAGGAGAGGGGAAAATCCGACAAGAGGttgaaggaagagaagaaatCCAAAGCCGAAGACACCAACAAAGACAAAAGCACCTCCAGAG TTCCAAACAAAGGTAATGGCTTGGATTTGGAGAAATACTCTTGGACTCAATCACTTCAAGAGGTTAATGTTAATGTTCCGGTGCCAAATGGAACCAAATCAAGA TCCGGTCACCTTGGATACCAAGGATGGCAATGA
- the LOC114423327 gene encoding fimbrin-5-like isoform X3, which translates to MSYAEMMTDDVQTSREERCFQLWINSLGISTHVNNMFEDVRNGWILLEVVDNIFPRSVNWKHATRPPIRMPFRKVENCNQVIKIALLWQLMRFTMLQLLKILRSDSQGKEITDADILKWVNRKVKSTGRTSQIESFKAWTEASSIPRALVSIILRLPRLKFTIVTLGKDGCIMLEKCVDDAVLVSPEISEVIHNQSNKLGSFSHGYTYSGHPAACAVAIEALNIYNLKLMLFWQYQYHLLSVTLVRQ; encoded by the exons ATGTCCTATGCTGAGATGATGACGGATGATGTACAAACATCTAGAGAAGAGAGATGCTTCCAACTGTGGATCAATAGTCTTGGAATTTCTACACATGTAAATAATATGTTTGAGGATGTCAGAAATGG ATGGATACTTTTAGAAGTGGTAGACAACATATTTCCAAGATCAGTTAACTGGAAACATGCAACAAGACCTCCAATTAGAATGCCATTCAGAAAAGTCGAGAACTGCAATCAGGTCATAAAAATTG cTTTATTGTGGCAGCTCATGCGATTCACAATGCTTCAACTGTTGAAAATTTTGAGATCTGATTCCCAAGGAAAGGAGATCACTGATGCTGATATCCTGAAATGGGTGAACAGAAAAGTGAAGAGCACTGGCAGAACTTCTCAAATAGAGAGCTTCAAG GCCTGGACAGAGGCATCATCTATTCCAAGAGCACtagtttcaattattttaagattGCCAAGACTTAAATTTACGATTGTAACCTTGGGAAAAGATGGCTGCATAATGCTTGAGAAATGTGTGGATGATG CTGTCCTTGTAAGCCCAGAAATTTCAGAAGTTATACACAATCAAAGCAACAAACTTG GTTCATTTTCTCATGGTTATACTTACTCTGGACACCCTGCAGCCTGTGCCGTTGCAATTGAAGCACTCAACATCTATAA CTTGAAGCTAATGCTATTTTGGCAGTATCAGTATCACTTGCTGTCTGTAACGCTGGTGCGGCAGTGA
- the LOC114423327 gene encoding fimbrin-5-like isoform X2 produces MSYAEMMTDDVQTSREERCFQLWINSLGISTHVNNMFEDVRNGWILLEVVDNIFPRSVNWKHATRPPIRMPFRKVENCNQVIKIGKQLRFSLVNLAGNDIVQENKKLILALLWQLMRFTMLQLLKILRSDSQGKEITDADILKWVNRKVKSTGRTSQIESFKAWTEASSIPRALVSIILRLPRLKFTIVTLGKDGCIMLEKCVDDGSFSHGYTYSGHPAACAVAIEALNIYNLKLMLFWQYQYHLLSVTLVRQ; encoded by the exons ATGTCCTATGCTGAGATGATGACGGATGATGTACAAACATCTAGAGAAGAGAGATGCTTCCAACTGTGGATCAATAGTCTTGGAATTTCTACACATGTAAATAATATGTTTGAGGATGTCAGAAATGG ATGGATACTTTTAGAAGTGGTAGACAACATATTTCCAAGATCAGTTAACTGGAAACATGCAACAAGACCTCCAATTAGAATGCCATTCAGAAAAGTCGAGAACTGCAATCAGGTCATAAAAATTGGTAAACAACTGAGATTCTCACTAGTCAATCTAGCTGGTAATGACATTGTGCAAGAAAATAAGAAGCTCATTCTTG cTTTATTGTGGCAGCTCATGCGATTCACAATGCTTCAACTGTTGAAAATTTTGAGATCTGATTCCCAAGGAAAGGAGATCACTGATGCTGATATCCTGAAATGGGTGAACAGAAAAGTGAAGAGCACTGGCAGAACTTCTCAAATAGAGAGCTTCAAG GCCTGGACAGAGGCATCATCTATTCCAAGAGCACtagtttcaattattttaagattGCCAAGACTTAAATTTACGATTGTAACCTTGGGAAAAGATGGCTGCATAATGCTTGAGAAATGTGTGGATGATG GTTCATTTTCTCATGGTTATACTTACTCTGGACACCCTGCAGCCTGTGCCGTTGCAATTGAAGCACTCAACATCTATAA CTTGAAGCTAATGCTATTTTGGCAGTATCAGTATCACTTGCTGTCTGTAACGCTGGTGCGGCAGTGA
- the LOC114423327 gene encoding fimbrin-5-like isoform X5, with product MSYAEMMTDDVQTSREERCFQLWINSLGISTHVNNMFEDVRNGWILLEVVDNIFPRSVNWKHATRPPIRMPFRKVENCNQVIKIGKQLRFSLVNLAGNDIVQENKKLILALLWQLMRFTMLQLLKILRSDSQGKEITDADILKWVNRKVKSTGRTSQIESFKAWTEASSIPRALVSIILRLPRLKFTIVTLGKDGCIMLEKCVDDGKNTFPPLVLALSS from the exons ATGTCCTATGCTGAGATGATGACGGATGATGTACAAACATCTAGAGAAGAGAGATGCTTCCAACTGTGGATCAATAGTCTTGGAATTTCTACACATGTAAATAATATGTTTGAGGATGTCAGAAATGG ATGGATACTTTTAGAAGTGGTAGACAACATATTTCCAAGATCAGTTAACTGGAAACATGCAACAAGACCTCCAATTAGAATGCCATTCAGAAAAGTCGAGAACTGCAATCAGGTCATAAAAATTGGTAAACAACTGAGATTCTCACTAGTCAATCTAGCTGGTAATGACATTGTGCAAGAAAATAAGAAGCTCATTCTTG cTTTATTGTGGCAGCTCATGCGATTCACAATGCTTCAACTGTTGAAAATTTTGAGATCTGATTCCCAAGGAAAGGAGATCACTGATGCTGATATCCTGAAATGGGTGAACAGAAAAGTGAAGAGCACTGGCAGAACTTCTCAAATAGAGAGCTTCAAG GCCTGGACAGAGGCATCATCTATTCCAAGAGCACtagtttcaattattttaagattGCCAAGACTTAAATTTACGATTGTAACCTTGGGAAAAGATGGCTGCATAATGCTTGAGAAATGTGTGGATGATGGTAAAAATACTTTTCCCCCTCTTGTTTTAGCCTTATCAAGTTAA
- the LOC114424202 gene encoding uncharacterized protein LOC114424202: MHHFLFARLTTRTLHYSVLLHNVTPFFTSRTLSVSSTNHRKDGTFNVFSLINSCGLSPEVALKLSRRLELKNPDGPNAVIEILRNYGFSDTQLCSLVKKIPLVLLSKPEKTLLPKLKFFLSIGFSTTDLPRFLIGNTTFLGLSLHKTIIPRYQIIKSLVHSDKEVVSTLKNDRRYFNRWMSIDAVRNVGTLRHLGVPQRSISLLVTNFPSVTFMEHSRFVEAVEKVKVTGFDPLKSNFVLAIQVLAKMNEAMWESKLMVFEKWGWSRDICLLVFKKHPQFIMLSEEKIMKILNFLMKDIGLPVENIAGCPEVLKCNLEKTVMPRFAVVEILKSRGLIKRDSKISSFIKISEKMFLEKYVIRFLKNEPLLLDAYRGQKSNYEEYVEGSIILQTQNWVSQNSLPMYHFLIARLTTKTPHYGVLCHNAILFFNSRTLSVSNTNHYKGGTFNVFSLINSCGLSPEKAQKLANRLKLKNPNGPNAVIDILRNYGFSETQLCSLVKQRPFVLLSKPGKTLLPKLKFFHSIGFSTTDLPRFLIGNITLFYFSLNKSIIPCYQIIKGLVCSDKEVVSTLKHYKWSCSSRRLINHSVRNVGALRQLGVPQRSVSLLVTNHPGATFMKHSRFVEALEKVKEMGFDPLKSNFVMALKLFATINEATWKSKLEVLGRWGFSRDICLLAFKKQPQFMMSSEKKIMKMLNFLVKDMSLPPEDIARCPEILGCNLEKTVIPRFAVVKNLKSRGLIKSDLKTSSFIKISEKMFLERYVTRFQRNEPLLLDAYRGQK, translated from the exons ATGCATCATTTTCTGTTTGCAAGATTAACTACTAGAACACTCCATTATAGTGTTCTCTTACACAATGTTACGCCTTTCTTCACTTCACGCACTCTATCTGTATCAAGCACAAATCATCGCAAAGATGGCACCTTTAATGTATTTAGCCTCATCAACTCATGTGGGTTGTCCCCTGAAGTGGCCCTGAAACTCTCCAGAAGGTTGGAATTGAAAAACCCAGATGGGCCAAACGCTGTAATTGAGATTCTCAGGAACTATGGGTTTTCTGATACCCAGCTATGTAGCCTTGTAAAGAAAATCCCTTTGGTGCTTTTGTCAAAACctgaaaagacccttttgccaaAACTCAAGTTCTTCCTTTCTATTGGGTTTTCAACCACTGACCTTCCCAGATTCCTCATTGGAAACACTACATTTTTGGGATTGAGCTTGCACAAAACCATTATCCCCCGTTACCAGATCATCAAGAGTCTAGTTCACAGTGATAAAGAAGTAGTTTCCACTTTGAAGAATGATAGGAGGTACTTTAACCGTTGGATGTCAATCGATGCGGTTCGAAATGTAGGGACTTTGAGACACCTTGGGGTGCCTCAACGTTCCATTTCGTTATTGGTAACCAATTTTCCTAGTGTAACATTTATGGAGCATTCGAGGTTTGTTGAGGCTGTGGAGAAAGTGAAGGTAACTGGGTTTGATcctttgaaatcaaattttgtatTGGCAATTCAAGTGCTTGCAAAGATGAATGAGGCAATGTGGGAATCCAAATTAATGGTTTTTGAGAAGTGGGGATGGTCCAGAGATATCTGtcttttagttttcaaaaagcATCCCCAATTTATTATGTTGTCAGAAGAGAAgattatgaaaatattgaacttcttgatgaaagacATAGGTTTGCCCGTAGAGAACATCGCTGGATGCCCTGAGGTTCTTAAATGCAACCTGGAGAAGACAGTTATGCCTAGATTTGCAGTTGTTGAAATTTTGAAGTCAAGGGGTTTGATAAAGAGAGATTCTAAAATAAGTAGCTTTATCAAGATCAGCGAGAAAATGTTTTTGGAGAAATATGTGATCCGATTTCTAAAAAATGAGCCACTACTACTGGATGCATACAGAGGTCAGAAGTCA AACTACGAAGAATACGTTGAAGGAAGCATAATCCTTCAAACTCAAAACTGGGTGAGTCAAAATTCATTACCAATGTACCATTTTCTTATTGCTAGATTAACAACTAAGACACCCCATTATGGTGTTCTCTGTCACAATGCAattcttttcttcaattcaCGTACTCTTTCTGTATCAAACACAAATCACTACAAAGGTGGCACCTTCAATGTATTTAGCCTCATCAACTCATGTGGGTTGTCCCCAGAAAAGGCACAGAAACTCGCCAATaggttgaaattgaaaaacCCTAATGGGCCAAATGCGGTAATTGATATTCTCAGGAACTATGGATTCTCTGAGACTCAGCTATGTAGCCTTGTAAAGCAACGCCCTTTTGTGCTTTTGTCAAAACCTGGAAAGACCCTTTTGCCAAAACTCAAGTTCTTCCATTCTATTGGGTTTTCAACCACTGACCTTCCCAGATTCCTCATTGGAAacattacattattttattttagcttGAATAAATCCATTATCCCATGTTATCAGATTATCAAAGGTCTAGTTTGCAGTGATAAGGAAGTAGTTTCCACTTTAAAGCATTATAAGTGGTCCTGTAGCAGTCGAAGGTTAATTAACCATTCAGTTAGAAATGTAGGGGCTTTGAGACAGCTTGGGGTGCCACAACGTTCCGTTTCCTTGTTAGTAACTAATCATCCTGGTGCAACATTTATGAAGCATTCAAGATTTGTTGAGGCTTTGGAGAAAGTGAAGGAAATGGGGTTTGATcctttgaaatcaaattttgttaTGGCACTTAAATTGTTTGCAACGATAAATGAAGCAACGTGGAAATCAAAATTAGAGGTTCTTGGGAGGTGGGGCTTTTCTAGAGATATCTGTCTTTTGGCTTTCAAAAAGCAACCCCAGTTTATGATGTCGTCGGAAAAGAAGATTATGAAAATGTTGAACTTCTTGGTGAAAGATATGAGTTTGCCCCCAGAAGACATTGCTAGATGCCCTGAAATTCTTGGATGCAACTTGGAGAAGACAGTTATTCCTAGATTTGCAGTTGTTAAAAATTTGAAGTCAAGGGGTTTGATAAAGAGTGATCTGAAAACAAGTTCCTTTATTAAGATAAGTGAGAAAATGTTTTTGGAGAGATATGTGACCCGATTTCAGAGAAATGAGCCACTACTATTGGATGCATACAGAGGTCAGAAGTGA
- the LOC114423327 gene encoding fimbrin-5-like isoform X1: MSYAEMMTDDVQTSREERCFQLWINSLGISTHVNNMFEDVRNGWILLEVVDNIFPRSVNWKHATRPPIRMPFRKVENCNQVIKIGKQLRFSLVNLAGNDIVQENKKLILALLWQLMRFTMLQLLKILRSDSQGKEITDADILKWVNRKVKSTGRTSQIESFKAWTEASSIPRALVSIILRLPRLKFTIVTLGKDGCIMLEKCVDDAVLVSPEISEVIHNQSNKLGSFSHGYTYSGHPAACAVAIEALNIYNLKLMLFWQYQYHLLSVTLVRQ, encoded by the exons ATGTCCTATGCTGAGATGATGACGGATGATGTACAAACATCTAGAGAAGAGAGATGCTTCCAACTGTGGATCAATAGTCTTGGAATTTCTACACATGTAAATAATATGTTTGAGGATGTCAGAAATGG ATGGATACTTTTAGAAGTGGTAGACAACATATTTCCAAGATCAGTTAACTGGAAACATGCAACAAGACCTCCAATTAGAATGCCATTCAGAAAAGTCGAGAACTGCAATCAGGTCATAAAAATTGGTAAACAACTGAGATTCTCACTAGTCAATCTAGCTGGTAATGACATTGTGCAAGAAAATAAGAAGCTCATTCTTG cTTTATTGTGGCAGCTCATGCGATTCACAATGCTTCAACTGTTGAAAATTTTGAGATCTGATTCCCAAGGAAAGGAGATCACTGATGCTGATATCCTGAAATGGGTGAACAGAAAAGTGAAGAGCACTGGCAGAACTTCTCAAATAGAGAGCTTCAAG GCCTGGACAGAGGCATCATCTATTCCAAGAGCACtagtttcaattattttaagattGCCAAGACTTAAATTTACGATTGTAACCTTGGGAAAAGATGGCTGCATAATGCTTGAGAAATGTGTGGATGATG CTGTCCTTGTAAGCCCAGAAATTTCAGAAGTTATACACAATCAAAGCAACAAACTTG GTTCATTTTCTCATGGTTATACTTACTCTGGACACCCTGCAGCCTGTGCCGTTGCAATTGAAGCACTCAACATCTATAA CTTGAAGCTAATGCTATTTTGGCAGTATCAGTATCACTTGCTGTCTGTAACGCTGGTGCGGCAGTGA
- the LOC114424395 gene encoding disease resistance protein RPM1-like translates to MAEMAVSFARDKLLSLLSNEAKLLWDLHTEFAEIKTELDFIQAFLKDADRRAEEEGDSTNEGIRTLVKQLREASFRIEDVIDEYLIFVEQQPDALGCAALFFECDITHFIEYLKRRHHIASEIQQIKSVVDGIMQRGKKYNFLRQPSVEQGQSSNAGSQSIQWHDPRIASRYLDEAEVVGFEGPRDELIDWLVEGPAERTVISVVGMGGLGKTTLASRVFNNQKVVGHFDFHAWITVSQSYTVEGMMRDLLKKLCKEKRENPPQDISEMDRDSLIDEVRNYLQQKRYVVILDDVWSVELWGQIKSAMFDNKNGSRILITTRKTGVVESCKNSPFDKVHELEPLSSEKSMELFYKKAFQFDFNGCCPDHLLNISSEIVKKCKGLPLAIVAIGGLLSGKEKTTFEWEKIRQSLNSEMEKNHHLIGITKILGFSYDDLPYYLKSCLLYFGIYPEDYKVKSTRLIRQWVAEGFVKDEGGKTLEDVAQQYLAELIGRSLVQVSSVTVDGKAKSCHVHDLLWDMILRKFKDLSFCQHISKEDESMSSGMIRRLSIATNSIDLVGSTESSHIRSLLVFSGKESALTDEFVQRISKKCRLLKVLDFEDGRLPFVPENWENLVHLKYLSLRPLGMETKSLTKFIGKLHNLETLDVRHATSMELPKEICKLTRLRHLLGDHMRLFQLKNSFGDMTSLQTLHQVNVDPDEEELINDDDVVELIRELGKLKNLRSLGLTGVKEGLGSALCSSINQMQNLEKLHIRSASNFYGFYMIDLPVISSLPMLRKLKLEGKLNKFPEWIPQLQNLVKLTLICSHLTEDPLKSLQNMPHLLFLRIGPLAYGGESLYFKDGGFMQLKELYLRYLSNLSSIIIDKGSLNSLETLHFEGIGALKTVPCGIQHLENLLVLHILDMPSEFEQCIAPEGGPEHSSIQHVPLVRIATSFGRKRIIHHSKSRH, encoded by the coding sequence ATGGCGGAAATGGCAGTGTCCTTCGCTCGAGACAAATTGCTTTCACTACTAAGCAATGAAGCAAAACTCCTTTGGGACTTGCACACAGAATTTGCAGAAATAAAAACTGAACTGGATTTCATTCAAGCCTTCCTCAAGGATGCAGATAGAAGGGCTGAAGAAGAAGGAGACAGCACTAATGAGGGGATCAGAACATTGGTTAAACAGTTGAGGGAAGCCTCTTTTCGCATAGAAGATGTGATTGATGAGTACTTGATCTTTGTGGAACAACAGCCTGATGCTCTTGGATGTGCAGCTTTATTCTTTGAGTGTGACATTACACACTTCattgaatatttgaaacgtCGCCACCATATAGCATCAGAGATTCAGCAGATTAAGTCAGTTGTTGATGGTATCATGCAGAGaggtaaaaaatataacttcctTAGACAACCTTCTGTAGAACAAGGACAGAGCAGTAATGCAGGTAGCCAAAGTATTCAGTGGCATGACCCTCGAATCGCTTCTCGTTACCTTGATGAAGCTGAAGTTGTTGGCTTTGAAGGCCCAAGAGATGAATTGATTGATTGGTTAGTAGAGGGACCAGCAGAGCGCACTGTCATCTCTGTGGTAGGAATGGGAGGGCTTGGAAAAACCACTCTTGCCAGCAGAGTTTTCAACAACCAAAAGGTGGTTGGACACTTTGATTTCCATGCATGGATCACAGTGTCTCAATCCTACACAGTGGAAGGGATGATGAGAGACTTGTTGAAGAAGTTATGCaaagaaaaaagggagaatCCTCCTCAAGATATTTCTGAAATGGACCGAGATTCATTGATCGATGAAGTGAGAAACTATTTGCAACAGAAGAGGTATGTTGTCATTTTAGATGATGTATGGAGTGTAGAACTTTGGGGTCAGATTAAAAGCGCCatgtttgataataaaaatggaAGTAGAATATTAATCACAACTAGGAAGACAGGTGTTGTAGAATCTTGTAAGAACTCTCCCTTTGATAAGGTGCATGAGCTGGAACCTTTATCATCAGAAAAATCTATGGAACTCTTTTATAAAAAGGCAtttcaatttgatttcaatGGATGTTGCCCAGACCATCTCCTGAATATATCTTCtgaaattgttaaaaaatgcAAGGGCTTACCACTTGCAATTGTGGCTATTGGTGGCCTTTTATCTGGCAAAGAAAAGACTACATTTGAATGGGAGAAAATTAGGCAAAGCCTAAATTCAGAGATGGAGAAAAACCACCATTTAATTGGTATAACAAAGATTTTAGGTTTCAGTTATGATGATTTGCCATACTACCTTAAATCATGCTTATTGTATTTTGGAATATATCCGGAAGACTATAAAGTGAAATCAACAAGACTAATTCGACAATGGGTGGCTGAAGGATTTGTAaaagatgaaggaggaaaaaCTTTGGAAGATGTTGCACAACAATATTTAGCAGAGTTGATTGGTAGAAGTTTAGTTCAAGTGTCTTCTGTTACCGTAGATGGAAAAGCCAAGAGTTGTCATGTTCATGACTTATTATGGGATATGATCCTTAGAAAATTTAAGGATTTAAGTTTCTGCCAGCATATTAGTAAAGAAGATGAGTCAATGTCAAGTGGGATGATTCGGCGCTTATCAATAGCAACCAATTCCATTGATTTAGTAGGGAGTACTGAAAGCTCACACATCCGATCACTACTTGTTTTTTCTGGCAAAGAATCAGCATTAACTGATGAATTTGTGCAAAGAATCTCTAAGAAATGCAGGCTATTGAAGGTACTTGATTTTGAAGATGGTCGATTGCCTTTTGTTCCTGAAAATTGGGAAAATCTAGTACACTTGAAGTATTTAAGCTTAAGGCCGTTAGGGATGGAAACTAAAAGTCTTACAAAATTCATTGGTAAGCTCCATAACCTCGAAACGCTGGACGTAAGACATGCAACTTCTATGGAATTGCCAAAGGAAATTTGCAAGCTTACAAGGCTGAGACATCTTTTGGGTGATCATATGAGGTTGTTTCAATTGAAAAATAGTTTTGGAGACATGACATCCCTACAAACACTGCATCAAGTAAACGTAGATCCTGATGAAGAAGAGCTaattaatgatgatgatgttgtggAGTTAATCAGAGAATTGGGAAAGCTGAAGAATTTAAGGAGCTTAGGCTTGACTGGTGTGAAGGAAGGACTAGGAAGTGCTCTATGTTCATCAATAAATCAGATGCAAAACTTGGAGAAACTACATATTCGCTCAGCATCtaatttttatggtttttatATGATTGATTTGCCTGTCATTTCATCCCTACCTATGTTGCGGAAACTTAAGCTAGAAGGGAAGTTAAATAAGTTTCCAGAGTGGATTCCACAACTACAAAATCTTGTAAAATTGACTTTGATATGTTCCCACTTAACAGAAGATCCATTGAAATCACTACAGAATATGCCACATTTGTTGTTCCTCCGTATTGGCCCCTTAGCCTATGGAGGTGAAAGTTTGTATTTTAAAGATGGAGGGTTTATGCAATTAAAAGAACTGTATCTCAGGTATTTATCTAACTTGAGTTCCATCATCATCGATAAAGGATCACTGAATTCTTTGGAAACACTACACTTTGAGGGAATAGGTGCACTCAAGACAGTACCTTGTGGCATCCAACACTTAGAAAATCTTCTAGTTCTTCACATACTTGACATGCCATCTGAATTCGAGCAATGCATTGCTCCCGAAGGAGGACCAGAGCACTCAAGTATACAACATGTGCCCCTTGTAAGAATTGCTACCAGTTTTGGAAGAAAACGCATTATTCATCACTCAAAGTCAAGACATTAG